A region from the Acuticoccus sediminis genome encodes:
- the trkA gene encoding Trk system potassium transporter TrkA — translation MRIVICGAGQVGFGIAERLSHEGHDVSVIDQLPQLIANVRDQLDVRGVIGHGAHPSTLAQAGAENADLLIAVTQSDEVNMVASQVAHTIFQVPTKIARIRAQAYLSPVYSSLFARENMPIDVVISPEIEVGEMVMRRLSLPGAVETVRFADDKIIVVGILCHEDCPVVDTPLRQLTDLFPNLGAVVTGVYRQGTLIVPKSDEMLRVDDLVYVVVPREQVRRTLVIFGHDEPKASRVVIAGGGNIGFYVAQQLEKREPQTKVKIVEASRQRALYIADQLHKTVILNGSALDQDVLREADIEDADTMVALTNDDQANIIACVMAKTLGCARNLSLINNVSYPALANALGIDAYVNPRAVTISRVLRHVRRGRIESVHSLQNGSAEVIEAEALETSLLVGRPLRALELPEGVRVGAIVRNGKAVEVNGDTQILARDRVVMFALSEKVHQVEQMFRVSLEFF, via the coding sequence ATGCGTATCGTAATTTGTGGTGCAGGGCAGGTCGGGTTCGGTATCGCCGAGCGACTGTCCCACGAGGGCCACGACGTTTCCGTCATCGACCAGCTCCCGCAGCTCATCGCCAATGTGCGCGACCAGCTCGACGTGCGCGGCGTCATCGGCCACGGCGCGCATCCGTCGACCTTGGCGCAGGCGGGGGCGGAGAACGCCGACCTCCTCATCGCCGTCACCCAGTCGGACGAGGTGAACATGGTGGCGTCGCAGGTCGCGCACACCATCTTCCAGGTCCCGACCAAGATCGCGCGCATCCGCGCCCAGGCCTACCTCAGTCCGGTCTACTCCTCGCTGTTCGCGCGGGAGAACATGCCCATCGACGTGGTGATCTCGCCGGAGATCGAGGTGGGCGAGATGGTCATGCGCCGCCTCTCGCTCCCCGGTGCGGTCGAGACGGTGCGCTTCGCGGACGACAAGATCATCGTCGTCGGCATCCTCTGCCACGAGGACTGCCCGGTGGTGGACACGCCGCTGCGCCAGCTCACGGACCTCTTCCCCAACCTCGGCGCCGTGGTGACCGGCGTCTACCGGCAGGGCACGCTGATCGTGCCGAAGTCGGACGAGATGCTGCGGGTGGACGACCTCGTCTACGTGGTGGTGCCGCGCGAGCAGGTGCGCCGCACTCTGGTCATCTTCGGCCACGACGAGCCCAAGGCGAGCCGCGTCGTCATCGCCGGCGGCGGCAACATCGGCTTCTACGTCGCCCAGCAGCTCGAGAAGCGCGAGCCGCAGACGAAGGTGAAGATCGTCGAGGCGAGCCGCCAGCGCGCGCTCTATATCGCCGACCAGCTCCACAAGACGGTGATCCTCAACGGTTCCGCGCTCGACCAGGACGTCCTGCGCGAGGCCGACATCGAGGACGCCGACACGATGGTCGCGCTCACCAACGACGACCAGGCCAACATCATCGCGTGCGTGATGGCGAAGACCCTCGGTTGCGCGCGCAACCTGTCGCTCATCAACAACGTGTCCTATCCGGCGCTCGCCAACGCGCTGGGGATCGACGCCTACGTGAACCCGCGCGCCGTCACCATCAGCCGCGTGCTGCGCCATGTCCGGCGCGGCCGCATCGAGAGCGTGCACTCGCTGCAGAACGGCTCCGCCGAGGTGATCGAGGCCGAGGCGCTGGAGACCTCGCTGCTGGTTGGCCGCCCGCTGCGGGCGCTGGAGCTCCCGGAGGGCGTGCGTGTCGGCGCGATCGTGCGCAACGGCAAGGCCGTCGAGGTCAACGGCGACACGCAGATTCTCGCGCGCGACCGGGTTGTCATGTTCGCCTTGAGCGAGAAAGTGCACCAGGTGGAACAGATGTTCCGCGTGAGCCTGGAATTCTTCTGA
- a CDS encoding MFS transporter produces MPTALRVFVPFALAYLLSYLLRVVNAVAGAPVTAEFDLSPAQLGLMTSLFYMGFVITQFPLGILMDRYGPRRVEAGMWVVGAAGCVVFATAGDSSQLFLGRFLIGVGASIALMGPMTAYRHWFPPEQRALIVGLHMACGGVGSALGGGPTEALMDAIGWRGVFLVIGAATIAASLLILTVVPRRHEPRHPTDTRILAREMFAVLTSRTLWRIAPLAATVQIGLLAVVSLWAGPWLRQVVEMPTDEAAAWLSATSVGLIAGFLGYGVIFSRAERYGLSMHVFVIGAIAVMLCPILFIVLPLEATPPIWILYAAIGPVAVHTYNITSQQFPVEMAARVNTALNLVVFACAFLGQWGFSLILDLYRNDEGAPTREGFQVAFVALLAIQLVAMLPLLLAKSREPEPAPVRPS; encoded by the coding sequence ATGCCTACCGCCCTTCGCGTCTTCGTCCCGTTCGCGCTCGCCTATCTCCTGTCCTACCTCCTGCGGGTCGTGAACGCGGTCGCCGGCGCACCGGTGACGGCCGAATTCGACCTCTCGCCGGCGCAGCTCGGGCTCATGACGAGCCTCTTCTACATGGGCTTCGTCATCACCCAGTTTCCGCTCGGCATCCTGATGGACCGGTACGGCCCGCGCCGGGTGGAGGCGGGCATGTGGGTGGTCGGCGCGGCCGGATGCGTCGTCTTCGCCACCGCGGGCGACAGCTCCCAGCTCTTCCTCGGCCGCTTCCTCATCGGCGTCGGCGCCTCGATCGCCTTGATGGGCCCCATGACGGCCTATCGCCACTGGTTCCCGCCAGAGCAGCGGGCGCTGATCGTCGGCCTCCACATGGCGTGCGGCGGCGTCGGGAGCGCGCTCGGCGGCGGCCCGACCGAGGCGCTGATGGACGCGATCGGCTGGCGCGGCGTCTTCCTCGTCATCGGCGCCGCGACGATCGCCGCGAGTCTCCTCATCCTGACCGTCGTCCCGCGGCGGCACGAGCCGCGCCACCCGACGGACACCCGCATCCTCGCGCGCGAGATGTTCGCGGTCCTCACCAGCCGGACGCTGTGGCGCATCGCGCCGCTCGCGGCGACGGTCCAGATCGGCCTCCTCGCGGTGGTGAGCCTGTGGGCGGGGCCATGGCTGCGCCAGGTGGTGGAGATGCCGACCGACGAGGCCGCGGCCTGGCTCTCGGCCACGTCCGTCGGCCTCATCGCCGGCTTCCTCGGCTACGGGGTGATCTTCAGCCGGGCCGAGCGCTACGGCCTCTCCATGCATGTCTTCGTCATCGGCGCGATCGCCGTGATGCTGTGCCCGATCCTCTTCATCGTCCTGCCGCTGGAGGCGACCCCCCCGATCTGGATCCTCTACGCGGCCATCGGCCCGGTGGCCGTCCACACCTACAACATCACCTCGCAGCAGTTCCCGGTGGAGATGGCGGCGCGCGTCAACACGGCGCTCAACCTGGTGGTCTTCGCCTGCGCCTTTCTCGGCCAGTGGGGCTTCAGCCTGATCCTCGACCTCTACCGCAACGACGAGGGCGCCCCGACCCGGGAGGGCTTCCAGGTGGCGTTCGTGGCGCTCCTCGCGATCCAGCTCGTCGCGATGCTGCCGCTCCTGCTGGCGAAGTCGCGGGAACCCGAGCCGGCACCGGTCCGCCCGTCCTGA
- a CDS encoding FAD-dependent oxidoreductase, translating to MSRTEPLQIVVAGAGHASMLALDTLGAPPPGSAVTLVSRGEAAHYSGMVPGWIEGLYRPDELVVPLAPFTAARGITLVSAEIAGADGTRLHLADGRALPYDVLVVNAGSETARPGPLAHPAVIPAKPFGGLVDGLAPRLDTAASFAVVGAGAAGAEIALALATRRPRAAVTLIERSPALLPAHPPAFARRVGAALGRRGVTVRLGTEVTDVADGRIALRDGTVAADTILAVTGPAPPRWLAATPFARTPDGFLGVDAQMRSLSHPNVLAVGDVATRPDDPRPKAGVFSVRSGPALAAALRALAAGEPLEPVRLQRRALILLATGDRSAIGTRNGLVAEGRWVWRLKDHLDRQFMARLTRLPNP from the coding sequence TTGTCGCGCACTGAGCCCCTGCAAATCGTCGTCGCGGGCGCCGGCCATGCCTCGATGCTCGCCCTCGACACCCTCGGCGCGCCACCGCCGGGCTCGGCCGTCACGCTCGTCTCGCGCGGCGAGGCGGCCCATTATTCCGGGATGGTGCCGGGCTGGATCGAGGGCCTCTACCGGCCGGACGAGCTGGTCGTGCCGCTGGCGCCCTTCACTGCCGCGCGCGGCATCACCCTCGTCTCGGCCGAGATCGCCGGTGCCGACGGGACCCGTCTCCACCTCGCCGACGGCCGCGCCCTCCCGTACGACGTCCTCGTCGTCAACGCCGGCTCGGAGACGGCGCGTCCCGGCCCCCTCGCCCACCCCGCGGTCATCCCCGCCAAGCCGTTCGGCGGGCTGGTCGACGGCCTCGCGCCGCGCCTCGACACGGCCGCAAGCTTCGCCGTGGTGGGCGCCGGGGCGGCCGGAGCCGAAATCGCGCTCGCGCTCGCGACGCGCCGCCCCCGCGCGGCGGTGACACTGATCGAGCGTTCCCCGGCCCTCCTCCCGGCGCACCCGCCCGCCTTCGCCCGCCGCGTCGGTGCCGCGCTCGGACGCCGCGGCGTGACGGTCCGCCTCGGGACGGAGGTGACGGACGTGGCGGACGGCCGGATCGCGCTGCGCGACGGGACGGTGGCGGCCGACACCATCCTCGCCGTGACGGGGCCCGCACCGCCGCGCTGGCTCGCCGCGACGCCGTTCGCGCGCACGCCGGACGGCTTCCTCGGCGTCGACGCGCAGATGCGCTCGCTGTCCCACCCCAACGTCCTCGCCGTCGGCGACGTCGCGACGCGCCCGGACGATCCGCGCCCCAAGGCGGGCGTCTTCTCGGTGCGCTCCGGTCCGGCCCTCGCGGCGGCGCTCCGCGCGCTGGCGGCGGGCGAGCCGCTCGAACCCGTTAGACTGCAGCGGCGGGCGCTCATCCTGCTCGCGACCGGCGACCGCTCGGCCATCGGCACGCGCAACGGGCTCGTCGCCGAGGGACGCTGGGTCTGGCGCCTCAAGGATCATCTCGACCGCCAGTTCATGGCCCGCCTGACGCGCCTGCCCAATCCGTGA
- a CDS encoding D-amino-acid transaminase: MSRIAYVNGRYVPHGEACVHVEDRGFQFADGVYEVCEIWDGYIVDMTRHLDRLARSLNELQMDWPVERRAMESILRETARRNRVKKGLVYLQVTRGVARRDFAFPKTPIPATLVVTARSVPPGNAVKIGEEGIAVVTTPDIRWERVDIKTVALLPQVLAKQKAVRAGAKEAWMYDKDGFITEGASSNAWIVNQDGTLVTRPAERGILRGITRAAIMDFAAAHDIKVEERPFTIDEAKAAREAFITSATMTATPVVKIDETPIGNGAPGSVVSELRARFHEGVEKLPLSVY, encoded by the coding sequence ATGAGCCGGATTGCCTACGTCAATGGTCGCTATGTGCCGCATGGTGAGGCGTGTGTGCACGTGGAGGACCGGGGCTTCCAGTTTGCCGACGGCGTCTACGAGGTGTGCGAGATCTGGGACGGCTATATCGTCGACATGACCCGCCATCTCGACCGTCTGGCCCGCTCGCTGAACGAGCTGCAGATGGACTGGCCGGTGGAGCGCCGGGCGATGGAGTCCATCCTGCGCGAGACTGCGCGGCGCAACCGGGTGAAGAAGGGCCTCGTCTACCTGCAGGTGACGCGCGGCGTCGCCCGCCGCGACTTCGCCTTCCCGAAGACGCCGATCCCCGCGACGCTGGTGGTGACCGCCCGCTCGGTTCCGCCGGGCAACGCCGTGAAGATCGGCGAGGAGGGAATCGCCGTCGTCACGACGCCGGACATCCGCTGGGAGCGGGTCGACATCAAGACGGTGGCGCTTTTGCCGCAGGTCCTCGCCAAGCAGAAGGCGGTGCGTGCGGGCGCCAAGGAAGCCTGGATGTACGACAAGGACGGCTTCATCACCGAGGGCGCATCGTCCAACGCCTGGATCGTGAACCAGGACGGGACGCTGGTCACACGGCCGGCCGAGCGCGGCATTCTGCGCGGCATCACGCGGGCGGCGATCATGGATTTCGCGGCCGCCCACGACATCAAGGTCGAGGAGCGCCCGTTCACGATCGACGAGGCGAAGGCGGCGCGCGAGGCGTTCATCACGTCCGCGACGATGACGGCGACGCCCGTCGTCAAGATCGACGAGACGCCAATCGGCAACGGGGCTCCCGGTTCTGTCGTGTCTGAGTTGCGCGCACGGTTCCACGAAGGCGTGGAAAAACTCCCTCTGAGCGTGTATTAA
- a CDS encoding dihydroneopterin aldolase translates to MTVRAATGAPATRAVGGDKVFVDALVRQLAVGILPSEQGVTQRVRFSVSLTLAEGLAPAGDEPAVSYVDIVEVIDDVTAGHTALLEQMGEAIAARLLANPGVTLADITIEKLDRLDGAGVFGVHMVRERAA, encoded by the coding sequence GTGACGGTTCGGGCGGCCACCGGCGCCCCGGCCACCCGCGCGGTGGGCGGGGACAAGGTGTTCGTGGACGCTCTGGTACGCCAGCTCGCCGTCGGCATCCTGCCGTCCGAGCAGGGCGTGACGCAGCGCGTGCGCTTCTCCGTGTCGCTGACCCTGGCCGAAGGTCTGGCGCCCGCGGGCGACGAGCCGGCGGTCAGCTACGTCGATATCGTCGAGGTCATCGACGACGTGACCGCCGGCCATACGGCGCTCTTGGAGCAGATGGGCGAGGCGATCGCGGCGCGGCTCCTCGCCAATCCCGGCGTCACCCTCGCCGACATCACCATCGAGAAGCTGGACCGGCTGGACGGGGCCGGGGTGTTCGGCGTCCACATGGTGCGCGAGCGCGCGGCGTGA
- a CDS encoding sigma-54-dependent transcriptional regulator has product MASDILVVDDEIDIRNLIAGILEDEGYEVRTAADSDEALAAIGARRPQLIFLDIWLQGSKMDGLQLLDAIRAQHSTMPIVMISGHGNIETAVSAIKRGAYDYIEKPLKADRLLLAAERALEASRLRREVESLRTKSGEFQDLIGNSAVMNQLRSTIEKISPTNSRIMIMGPSGSGKELVARTIHKKSLRSEGPFVVVSSASITPDKMDEALFGAEAKPGQDPSVGALEEAHGGTLYLDEIGDMPLETQARILRVLVAQEFNRVGGSQKVRVNVRIISSSARDLQEEVTEGRVREDLFHRLSVVPVRVPALAQRREDVPMLIDYFLRQTAENQGLPRRIVGEDAMAVLQAHDWPGNVRQLKNNVERLLILTRDGDPNDPISADLLPNEIGAIVPPLSSQAGGEHIMALPLRDAREIFERDYLRAQINRFSGNVSRTAEFVGMERSALHRKLKTLGIA; this is encoded by the coding sequence ATGGCATCGGACATTCTTGTCGTCGACGACGAGATCGACATCCGCAACCTGATCGCCGGTATCTTGGAAGACGAAGGCTACGAGGTTCGTACGGCCGCCGACTCCGACGAGGCGTTGGCTGCGATCGGAGCGCGACGCCCGCAGTTGATCTTCCTCGATATCTGGCTGCAGGGGTCGAAGATGGACGGCTTGCAGCTGCTCGACGCCATCCGTGCGCAGCACTCGACGATGCCGATCGTGATGATCTCCGGTCACGGCAACATCGAGACGGCCGTGTCGGCGATCAAGCGCGGCGCTTACGACTACATCGAGAAGCCGCTGAAGGCGGACCGGCTGCTGCTGGCGGCCGAGCGCGCGCTGGAGGCCTCGCGCCTGCGCCGCGAGGTCGAATCGCTGCGCACCAAGTCGGGCGAGTTCCAGGACCTGATCGGCAACTCCGCCGTGATGAACCAGCTCCGCTCGACGATCGAGAAGATCTCGCCGACCAACTCGCGCATCATGATCATGGGGCCGTCGGGGTCGGGCAAGGAGCTCGTCGCCCGGACGATCCACAAGAAGAGCCTGCGTTCGGAAGGCCCGTTCGTCGTGGTCTCCTCCGCGTCGATCACGCCGGACAAGATGGACGAGGCGCTGTTCGGCGCCGAGGCGAAGCCCGGGCAGGACCCGTCCGTCGGCGCCCTCGAGGAGGCTCACGGCGGCACGCTCTATCTCGACGAGATCGGCGACATGCCGCTGGAGACGCAGGCCCGGATCCTGCGCGTCCTGGTGGCGCAGGAGTTCAACCGCGTTGGCGGTTCGCAGAAGGTGAGGGTGAACGTTCGCATCATCTCCTCCTCCGCGCGCGACCTCCAGGAGGAGGTGACCGAAGGGCGGGTGCGCGAGGACCTCTTCCACCGCCTCTCGGTGGTGCCGGTCCGCGTTCCGGCGCTGGCCCAGCGCCGCGAGGACGTGCCGATGCTGATCGACTACTTCCTGCGCCAGACCGCCGAGAACCAGGGCCTGCCGCGCCGCATCGTCGGCGAGGACGCCATGGCGGTGCTGCAGGCGCACGACTGGCCCGGAAACGTTCGCCAGCTGAAGAACAACGTCGAGCGGCTGCTCATCCTGACCCGTGACGGGGACCCGAACGACCCGATCTCGGCGGACCTGCTGCCCAACGAGATCGGCGCGATCGTGCCGCCGCTGTCGTCGCAGGCCGGCGGCGAGCACATCATGGCGCTGCCGTTGCGCGACGCACGCGAGATCTTCGAGCGGGACTACCTGCGGGCGCAGATCAACCGGTTCTCCGGCAATGTGTCGCGCACGGCCGAGTTCGTGGGCATGGAGCGCTCCGCGCTGCACCGCAAGCTGAAGACGCTGGGGATCGCGTGA
- a CDS encoding sensor histidine kinase NtrY-like encodes MAQAAIPYRPPFDSPVRSFGVVVIPLALIAVAGTFLTLTGMTPIEPTSTVIVVALVINGILVTLLLGGVAYEVSKLWRARSAQRAGARLHVRIVALFSIMAVMPAMLVALVATLTLSRGLDRWFEERIQAMVVNSVKVADAYVGEHARAMTGDLLAMARDLDRAKNIYDLEPTRFDSLFQVQTALRNLPAAFLLNGAGEVITRAVVDPSEHLRMPPPEAMREALKGRPVQISPGEADQVGGIMKLGSYHDTYLYIARTMDPDVNGFLRLTRANAEEYIRLERSRLGVSVAFGLVYAGVTLVLLVCAIYLGFGFANRLVAPIRELIDASDRVRKGDLETEVPVRFFDGDIAHLGETFNDMTATLKRQHDDLISANDQLDRRRRFTEAVLGGVSAGVIGIDADGQVTLANTSALAMLDLFESDIVDKSLTEVVPELAPVLEGEGGLARLRIKPEQISLQRKGRDRTINVRATTDRGDAARPGYVLTLDDITDLVTAQRTSAWADVARRIAHEIKNPLTPIQLSAERIKRRYGKQIKPDDHEVFDQCVDTIVRQVDSIGHMVNEFSNFARMPAPAMERLDLRDAVREAVFIQGIGHDAVEKRTSIPKEPLIANFDHRLVSQALSNLVKNAAESIEQTTDADRGGERGHIDVRLYVNEAGERVVDIVDNGIGFPAAGRERLLEPYMTTREKGTGLGLAIVKKIAEEQGGRIELLDAAAVSSNTRGACVRFVLPDLID; translated from the coding sequence ATGGCCCAAGCCGCCATCCCCTACCGTCCGCCGTTCGATTCGCCGGTGCGCAGTTTCGGCGTCGTCGTCATTCCGCTCGCCCTGATTGCGGTCGCCGGCACGTTCCTGACGCTGACGGGCATGACGCCCATCGAGCCGACGTCGACGGTCATCGTTGTCGCTCTGGTGATCAACGGCATCCTCGTCACCCTGCTACTCGGCGGCGTCGCGTACGAGGTCAGCAAGCTCTGGCGCGCTCGCTCGGCGCAACGGGCCGGCGCCCGGCTCCACGTGCGCATCGTCGCGCTGTTCTCGATCATGGCCGTGATGCCGGCGATGCTCGTCGCGCTGGTGGCGACCCTTACCTTGTCGCGTGGCCTCGACCGGTGGTTCGAGGAACGCATCCAGGCGATGGTCGTCAACTCGGTGAAGGTCGCGGACGCGTACGTGGGCGAGCATGCCCGCGCCATGACCGGCGATCTCCTCGCGATGGCGCGCGACCTCGACCGGGCGAAGAACATCTACGACCTAGAGCCGACGCGCTTCGACAGCCTGTTCCAGGTGCAGACCGCGCTGCGCAACCTGCCGGCCGCGTTCCTGCTGAACGGCGCCGGGGAGGTGATCACCCGTGCCGTGGTCGACCCCAGCGAGCACCTGCGGATGCCCCCGCCGGAGGCAATGCGCGAGGCGCTCAAGGGCCGCCCGGTGCAGATCTCGCCCGGCGAGGCGGATCAGGTCGGCGGGATCATGAAGCTCGGATCCTACCACGACACCTACCTCTACATCGCCCGCACGATGGACCCGGACGTCAACGGCTTCCTGCGGCTGACGCGGGCCAACGCGGAAGAATATATCCGTCTCGAGCGATCGCGGCTCGGCGTGTCAGTGGCGTTCGGGCTGGTCTACGCCGGTGTCACGCTGGTTCTTCTGGTGTGCGCAATCTACCTCGGATTCGGCTTCGCCAACCGCCTCGTCGCGCCGATTCGCGAGCTGATCGACGCGTCGGACCGGGTCCGCAAGGGGGACCTCGAGACCGAGGTGCCGGTGCGCTTCTTCGACGGCGACATCGCCCACCTCGGCGAGACGTTCAACGACATGACGGCGACGCTGAAGCGCCAGCACGACGACCTCATCTCCGCCAACGACCAGCTCGATCGCCGCCGCCGCTTCACCGAGGCGGTGCTGGGCGGCGTCTCGGCCGGCGTCATCGGCATCGACGCGGACGGGCAGGTGACGCTCGCCAACACCTCCGCGCTGGCGATGCTCGACCTTTTCGAGAGCGACATCGTCGACAAGTCGCTGACGGAGGTGGTGCCGGAACTCGCGCCGGTCCTCGAGGGCGAGGGCGGCCTCGCCCGGCTGAGGATCAAGCCGGAGCAGATCAGCCTGCAGCGCAAGGGCCGCGACCGGACCATCAACGTCCGGGCGACGACGGACCGCGGCGATGCGGCGCGCCCCGGCTACGTCCTGACCCTCGACGACATCACCGACCTCGTGACCGCGCAGCGCACCTCGGCCTGGGCGGACGTGGCGCGGCGAATCGCCCACGAGATCAAGAACCCGCTGACGCCGATCCAGCTCTCCGCGGAGCGGATCAAGCGGCGCTACGGCAAGCAGATCAAGCCGGACGACCACGAAGTCTTCGACCAGTGCGTCGACACGATCGTGCGCCAGGTCGATTCGATCGGCCACATGGTGAACGAGTTCTCCAACTTCGCGCGCATGCCCGCGCCGGCGATGGAGCGGCTCGATTTGCGCGATGCGGTTCGCGAAGCAGTATTCATCCAGGGAATCGGGCATGATGCTGTCGAAAAGCGAACTTCGATTCCGAAGGAACCCTTGATTGCAAACTTCGACCATCGTCTGGTGAGTCAGGCGCTGTCCAACCTGGTGAAGAACGCGGCCGAGTCGATCGAGCAGACCACGGACGCGGATCGGGGCGGGGAGCGCGGCCACATCGACGTGCGACTCTACGTCAACGAGGCGGGCGAGCGTGTGGTCGACATCGTCGACAACGGAATCGGCTTTCCGGCGGCAGGCCGCGAACGACTTCTGGAGCCGTACATGACGACGCGGGAGAAGGGCACGGGCCTCGGTCTCGCCATCGTCAAGAAGATCGCGGAAGAGCAGGGCGGGCGAATCGAGCTTCTCGATGCGGCTGCGGTTTCGAGCAATACGCGCGGCGCGTGCGTCCGCTTCGTGCTGCCGGATCTGATCGATTGA
- the hfq gene encoding RNA chaperone Hfq, whose amino-acid sequence MAEKAQNLQDTFLNHVRKSKTPLTIFLVNGVKLQGVLTWFDNFCVLLRRDGHSQLVYKHAISTIMPNQPVQLFDPNEETGSR is encoded by the coding sequence GTGGCTGAAAAAGCTCAGAACCTTCAGGACACGTTCCTCAACCACGTCCGCAAAAGTAAAACGCCGTTAACGATCTTCCTCGTGAACGGCGTTAAACTGCAGGGTGTTTTAACGTGGTTCGACAACTTCTGCGTCCTGCTGCGACGCGATGGTCATTCGCAGCTTGTTTACAAGCACGCGATCTCGACCATCATGCCAAACCAACCTGTGCAACTGTTCGACCCGAACGAAGAGACCGGATCACGATAG
- a CDS encoding aspartate/glutamate racemase family protein has protein sequence MKTIGLIGGLSWESTALYYQHLNRMTRERLGGLHSAPIVMWSFDFAEIEELQASGDWTGATARMVEAGERLVAAGAELLVICSNTMHRMAGAVEEAAGVPLVHIADATADAVRAEGCMSPLLLATKFTMEGMFYRGRMREQHMLDVRVPGDEDRMAVHRIIYDELCQGMVNPASKTRYLDIVDTAIEGGADSVILGCTEVTMLIGQDDVGAPVFDSTSIHARAALAAALDEG, from the coding sequence GTGAAGACGATCGGCCTCATCGGCGGGCTCTCCTGGGAGTCGACCGCGCTCTACTACCAGCACCTCAACCGCATGACGCGCGAGCGTCTCGGCGGGCTGCACTCGGCGCCCATCGTGATGTGGTCGTTCGACTTCGCCGAGATCGAGGAGCTGCAGGCGTCCGGCGACTGGACCGGCGCCACGGCCCGGATGGTCGAGGCGGGCGAGCGGCTGGTCGCCGCCGGGGCGGAGCTGCTTGTGATCTGCTCCAACACCATGCACCGCATGGCGGGGGCGGTGGAGGAGGCGGCGGGCGTCCCGCTCGTCCACATCGCCGACGCGACGGCCGATGCGGTGCGGGCGGAGGGCTGCATGTCGCCTCTGCTGCTCGCGACCAAGTTCACCATGGAAGGCATGTTCTACCGCGGCCGGATGCGCGAGCAGCACATGCTGGACGTCAGGGTGCCGGGGGACGAGGACCGCATGGCGGTGCACCGGATCATCTACGACGAGCTCTGCCAGGGCATGGTGAACCCGGCGTCCAAGACGCGCTATCTCGACATCGTCGACACCGCGATCGAGGGCGGCGCCGACAGCGTCATCCTCGGCTGCACCGAGGTGACGATGCTGATCGGTCAGGACGATGTCGGCGCGCCTGTGTTCGATTCGACCAGCATCCATGCGCGTGCGGCCCTCGCCGCGGCGCTCGATGAGGGCTAA